The Equus caballus isolate H_3958 breed thoroughbred chromosome 13, TB-T2T, whole genome shotgun sequence genome includes a window with the following:
- the PYCARD gene encoding apoptosis-associated speck-like protein containing a CARD isoform X1, producing MGRTRDAILEALENLTADELKKFKMKLLSVPLREGYGRIPRGTLLTMDAMDLTDKLVSFYLEAYGAELTELVLRDMGMQETAERLQEITRKEPGATPALMKAPPQMAAKIALHFMDQHRAALIARVTEVDGVLDALYGRVLTEEQYQAVRAETTNPAKMRKLFSFAPAWNLTCKDLLLHALKETQPYLVADLEQS from the exons ATGGGGCGCACGCGCGACGCCATCCTAGAGGCACTGGAAAACCTGACCGCCGATGAGCTCAAGAAGTTCAAGATGAAGCTGCTCTCAGTGCCGCTGCGCGAAGGCTACGGGCGCATCCCTCGTGGGACGCTGCTGACCATGGATGCCATGGACCTCACCGACAAGCTCGTCAGCTTCTATCTGGAGGCGTACGGAGCTGAGCTCACGGAGCTGGTGCTGCGTGACATGGGCATGCAAGAGACGGCAGAGCGGCTGCAGGAGATCACGCGCAAGG AACCTGGTGCCACACCAGCCCTGATGAAGGCTCCTCCCCAGATGGCAGCCAAGATAG CACTGCACTTCATGGACCAGCACCGGGCAGCCCTCATCGCACGGGTCACAGAAGTGGATGGGGTGCTGGATGCCCTGTATGGGAGGGTCCTGACAGAGGAGCAGTACCAGGCAGTGCGGGCAGAAACCACCAATCCAGCAAAGATGAGGAAGCTCTTCAGCTTTGCTCCAGCCTGGAACCTGACCTGCAAGGATCTGCTCCTTCACGCCCTGAAGGAAACCCAGCCATACCTGGTGGCTGACCTGGAGCAGAGCTGA
- the PYCARD gene encoding apoptosis-associated speck-like protein containing a CARD isoform X2 has protein sequence MGRTRDAILEALENLTADELKKFKMKLLSVPLREGYGRIPRGTLLTMDAMDLTDKLVSFYLEAYGAELTELVLRDMGMQETAERLQEITRKALHFMDQHRAALIARVTEVDGVLDALYGRVLTEEQYQAVRAETTNPAKMRKLFSFAPAWNLTCKDLLLHALKETQPYLVADLEQS, from the exons ATGGGGCGCACGCGCGACGCCATCCTAGAGGCACTGGAAAACCTGACCGCCGATGAGCTCAAGAAGTTCAAGATGAAGCTGCTCTCAGTGCCGCTGCGCGAAGGCTACGGGCGCATCCCTCGTGGGACGCTGCTGACCATGGATGCCATGGACCTCACCGACAAGCTCGTCAGCTTCTATCTGGAGGCGTACGGAGCTGAGCTCACGGAGCTGGTGCTGCGTGACATGGGCATGCAAGAGACGGCAGAGCGGCTGCAGGAGATCACGCGCAAGG CACTGCACTTCATGGACCAGCACCGGGCAGCCCTCATCGCACGGGTCACAGAAGTGGATGGGGTGCTGGATGCCCTGTATGGGAGGGTCCTGACAGAGGAGCAGTACCAGGCAGTGCGGGCAGAAACCACCAATCCAGCAAAGATGAGGAAGCTCTTCAGCTTTGCTCCAGCCTGGAACCTGACCTGCAAGGATCTGCTCCTTCACGCCCTGAAGGAAACCCAGCCATACCTGGTGGCTGACCTGGAGCAGAGCTGA